In one Polyangium spumosum genomic region, the following are encoded:
- a CDS encoding NmrA/HSCARG family protein: MSSKRRVLAVVGATGAQGGSLVRAIAAHPSGGFQARAITRNVDAPAAKELRALGAEVVFGDVDDPESIRRAFEGAYGAFCVTFFWQHGSPERETEQARVMATAARDTRLEHVIWSTLEDTRKWMPLSDERMPTLHGKYKVPHFDAKGEADAIFTSLGVPTTFLLTSFYWENFKHPGMGLLRDHEGRLVLGLPIGTAKLPGVATEDIGRTAYGILERGAEMIGQRTGVAGEHLGGSEMAAAFSAIAGEDVEYRAIEPEVYRRLPFPGADDLGNMFQFKRDFEADFRGARDVARARALNPNLRSFAGWLAENQGRIAIPPRG, translated from the coding sequence ATGAGCTCGAAGAGACGCGTCCTTGCCGTCGTCGGCGCCACGGGCGCGCAGGGCGGGAGCCTGGTCCGCGCCATCGCCGCCCATCCGAGCGGCGGTTTTCAGGCGCGCGCCATCACCCGGAACGTCGACGCGCCCGCCGCGAAGGAGCTGCGCGCGCTCGGCGCGGAGGTCGTCTTCGGCGACGTCGACGATCCGGAGAGCATCCGCCGCGCGTTCGAGGGCGCGTACGGCGCGTTCTGCGTCACGTTTTTCTGGCAACACGGCTCTCCCGAACGCGAGACCGAGCAGGCGCGCGTGATGGCCACGGCGGCGCGAGATACGCGCCTCGAGCACGTGATCTGGTCGACGCTCGAGGACACGCGCAAGTGGATGCCGCTCTCGGACGAGCGTATGCCGACGTTGCACGGGAAATACAAGGTCCCGCATTTCGACGCGAAGGGCGAGGCCGACGCGATCTTCACGTCCCTCGGCGTCCCCACGACGTTCCTCCTCACGTCGTTTTACTGGGAAAACTTCAAGCACCCCGGCATGGGCCTGCTGCGTGATCACGAGGGGCGCCTGGTCCTCGGCCTGCCCATCGGCACGGCCAAGCTGCCGGGGGTCGCGACGGAGGACATCGGCCGCACGGCGTACGGCATCCTCGAGCGCGGCGCGGAGATGATCGGTCAGCGTACTGGCGTCGCGGGCGAGCACCTCGGCGGCAGCGAGATGGCGGCCGCGTTCTCGGCGATCGCGGGGGAGGACGTGGAGTACCGGGCCATCGAGCCGGAGGTCTACAGGCGCCTCCCCTTCCCCGGCGCCGACGATCTCGGGAACATGTTCCAGTTCAAGCGTGATTTCGAGGCCGATTTCCGCGGCGCCCGGGACGTCGCGCGCGCCCGCGCCCTGAACCCGAACCTCCGCTCGTTCGCGGGCTGGCTCGCGGAGAACCAGGGCCGCATCGCCATTCCGCCGCGCGGCTGA
- a CDS encoding DUF2169 family type VI secretion system accessory protein, whose translation MLVDGVAAVSPLPGADAGVVAFRTGGVLHATVITKATFAFAPDAPMSRVDPQPILREEVHHGDNPARSVRFTSDLVPYLARADVLFTGHGYAPPGEPKERVTTRIVVRAGERVLLDKSLLLKDTRGFQKMPIVYERAFGGPDVPDNPLGIGAGIDEGEPTVVSPEGARRPAGFGPIARAWPLRKRLLGATPRSTLEGRIAEIPPRFDGSYFQAAPPDQRIDFLRGDEHLLLEGLHPSLPRLATRLPGARGVARLFGLSAFGIPEGQPMQLCTDTLRIDGDEQRCTVVCRRWIQLPHEEALDALRVVAGVEVAGEPAAWFEPQRRAAGPPSSGKPAHAPASTLALPPEVEHAAPPGPALPFRTSPPSTRGSEFAAPPRLPLPPPSALFASNAAAETTAAPEVQPPAFAAASQEQAAPARMLDLLWFDARSLPRIRKQPAWRKILEALADEPLDPDIDDPDLGLEPAEVEERREIFEVMAHGEPLGEQAILSALRSAVRKDGRFVAPLVLVEGELVMAFDDIEALRALVAVVGPLAGGDERSKEAVAAARAYLGAADPLRDRAAARELAAAIEAAFAQAKKRSAAPAEVASRVERILLENRCYERRAVLGARHLRASLRLPCADREVPVYVPEALAEVLPMFTRFSVRMVAEAHLPAEERDGHPVALRAVGITRVGRGEGAGSVAR comes from the coding sequence ATGCTTGTTGATGGGGTGGCCGCAGTCTCGCCCCTCCCGGGCGCCGACGCGGGTGTCGTGGCGTTTCGTACGGGCGGCGTCTTGCACGCGACGGTGATCACGAAGGCGACGTTTGCCTTCGCGCCCGACGCGCCGATGTCGCGGGTCGATCCACAGCCGATCCTGCGGGAGGAGGTCCACCACGGGGACAACCCCGCGAGGAGCGTGCGTTTCACGAGTGATCTCGTCCCCTATCTCGCGCGCGCGGACGTGCTCTTCACGGGGCACGGATATGCGCCGCCGGGCGAGCCAAAAGAGCGCGTCACCACGCGGATCGTGGTCCGCGCAGGCGAGCGGGTGCTGCTCGACAAATCCCTCCTGCTGAAGGACACGCGTGGCTTCCAGAAGATGCCCATCGTGTACGAGCGCGCTTTCGGTGGGCCGGATGTCCCGGACAACCCCCTCGGGATCGGCGCGGGTATCGACGAGGGCGAACCCACCGTCGTTTCCCCGGAAGGCGCGAGGCGCCCCGCCGGCTTCGGGCCGATCGCGCGCGCCTGGCCGCTGCGCAAGCGCCTCCTCGGGGCGACGCCGCGAAGCACGCTCGAAGGCCGGATCGCCGAGATCCCCCCGCGGTTCGACGGCTCGTATTTCCAGGCCGCGCCGCCCGATCAACGGATCGATTTCCTGCGTGGAGACGAGCACCTCCTGCTCGAAGGGCTGCATCCCTCCCTGCCGCGGCTCGCGACGCGCCTGCCCGGCGCGCGCGGGGTGGCGCGTCTCTTCGGCCTCTCGGCCTTTGGTATCCCCGAAGGCCAGCCCATGCAGCTCTGCACGGATACCCTGCGGATCGACGGGGACGAGCAGCGCTGCACCGTGGTTTGTCGGAGATGGATACAGCTTCCCCACGAGGAGGCCCTCGACGCGCTGCGTGTCGTGGCCGGCGTCGAGGTCGCGGGCGAGCCGGCGGCGTGGTTCGAGCCGCAGCGACGCGCGGCGGGCCCGCCCTCCTCGGGCAAACCCGCGCACGCGCCCGCCTCGACGCTGGCCCTGCCGCCCGAAGTGGAGCACGCGGCGCCTCCGGGGCCGGCGCTCCCCTTTCGAACGAGCCCCCCGTCCACGCGGGGGTCCGAATTCGCGGCGCCGCCTCGCCTGCCCCTCCCGCCGCCGAGCGCCCTTTTTGCCTCGAATGCAGCGGCGGAGACGACGGCGGCGCCGGAGGTGCAACCTCCGGCGTTCGCCGCGGCCTCGCAGGAGCAGGCCGCTCCAGCGCGGATGCTCGATCTGTTATGGTTCGACGCGCGGAGCTTGCCGCGAATCCGCAAGCAGCCTGCGTGGCGCAAGATCCTGGAGGCGCTCGCGGACGAGCCCCTGGATCCCGATATCGACGATCCCGATCTCGGGCTCGAACCTGCGGAGGTCGAGGAGCGGCGCGAGATCTTCGAGGTGATGGCGCACGGGGAGCCGCTCGGCGAGCAGGCCATCCTCTCGGCGTTGCGGTCCGCCGTCCGCAAGGATGGTCGGTTCGTCGCGCCGCTCGTGCTCGTGGAGGGCGAGCTCGTGATGGCGTTCGACGATATCGAGGCGCTCCGCGCGCTCGTGGCGGTCGTGGGGCCTCTGGCCGGCGGCGACGAGCGCTCGAAGGAGGCGGTCGCGGCGGCGCGGGCGTACCTCGGCGCGGCGGATCCATTGCGCGATCGGGCGGCGGCGCGTGAGCTCGCGGCGGCGATCGAGGCGGCGTTCGCGCAGGCGAAGAAGCGCTCGGCGGCGCCGGCGGAGGTCGCCTCGCGGGTCGAGCGGATCCTGCTCGAGAACCGCTGTTACGAGCGGCGTGCCGTGCTCGGCGCCCGGCATTTGCGGGCGAGCTTGCGGCTCCCGTGCGCGGATCGGGAGGTGCCCGTCTATGTGCCGGAGGCGCTCGCGGAGGTGCTGCCGATGTTCACGAGGTTCTCGGTGCGAATGGTGGCAGAGGCGCACTTGCCGGCGGAGGAGCGAGACGGACATCCGGTGGCGCTCCGGGCGGTGGGGATCACGCGGGTGGGCCGCGGCGAGGGCGCTGGGAGCGTCGCGCGTTGA
- a CDS encoding DNA/RNA non-specific endonuclease, whose protein sequence is MRFTADQMEQWQVREPSVERCARGPTRLRGDPVYQRRSFVYQGQTRERPSSVTFELGAGAARGQKRAREELEAPLALVGPDGAADPMVFHMDRFHLVAHRWGGSKDGENLVPAYAGFNRTEWSNFEGAIDEIVRARGGPVRVTIDLGYDDAQDPRVPVRLHVKVEEEIHGIFVQRHKGWFVPTPPAAQRAEDRWLEELITQHRDDFVNSGFSAHALRDPSGMLLNLPNEPGPHAILDYLHARGAFAGTTAENVVLQNGAPFTPAQRDLILAHNRILNGTGFVMSESPADPARTSWPAPPGRPPGTLLDGSTHAAPQVDHTWPQAHNGSNAYSNAMVTSAQHNNEKRNSVTPQIQAEAALNARRSQRPRRGPPA, encoded by the coding sequence GTGGAGCGGTGCGCGCGTGGCCCCACGCGGCTCCGCGGAGATCCCGTGTACCAGCGGCGTTCGTTCGTGTACCAGGGACAAACACGCGAGCGCCCTTCGAGCGTGACCTTCGAGCTCGGCGCGGGCGCGGCGCGGGGACAAAAGCGCGCGCGCGAGGAGCTCGAAGCGCCGCTCGCGCTCGTGGGGCCCGACGGCGCGGCCGATCCGATGGTCTTCCACATGGATCGATTCCACCTCGTCGCGCACCGGTGGGGCGGGAGCAAGGACGGGGAGAACCTGGTCCCGGCCTATGCCGGGTTCAATCGGACCGAATGGAGCAACTTCGAGGGCGCGATCGACGAGATCGTGCGAGCCCGCGGCGGCCCGGTGCGCGTGACCATCGACCTCGGCTACGACGACGCGCAGGATCCACGCGTGCCCGTGCGCCTTCACGTGAAGGTCGAGGAGGAGATCCACGGCATCTTCGTGCAGCGCCACAAGGGCTGGTTCGTGCCCACGCCCCCGGCGGCGCAGCGGGCCGAGGACCGGTGGCTCGAGGAGCTGATCACCCAGCATCGAGACGATTTCGTGAATTCGGGGTTCAGCGCGCACGCGCTCCGGGATCCTTCGGGCATGTTGCTCAATCTCCCGAACGAACCCGGCCCGCACGCCATCCTCGATTACCTGCACGCGAGGGGCGCCTTCGCAGGGACGACGGCGGAAAACGTGGTCCTGCAAAATGGCGCGCCGTTCACACCCGCGCAGCGGGACCTCATCCTCGCCCACAACCGCATCCTCAATGGAACGGGGTTCGTGATGTCGGAGTCTCCCGCGGACCCTGCCCGTACGTCGTGGCCCGCGCCGCCGGGACGCCCCCCCGGCACGCTGCTCGACGGCAGCACGCACGCGGCGCCGCAGGTCGATCACACGTGGCCGCAGGCGCACAACGGATCAAACGCCTACAGCAATGCCATGGTGACGAGCGCCCAGCACAACAACGAGAAACGGAACAGCGTGACGCCGCAAATCCAGGCGGAGGCGGCGCTCAACGCGCGACGCTCCCAGCGCCCTCGCCGCGGCCCACCCGCGTGA